DNA from Campylobacter lari:
ACAGGTGGTGAAGTGATTTCTGAAGAGCTTGGAAGAACTTTAGAAAGTGCTAGTATTCAAGATTTAGGTCAAGCTTCAAGCGTGATTATTGATAAAGACAATACAACTATTGTAAATGGTGCAGGTGAAAAAGCAAATATTGATGCAAGAATTAACCAAATCAAAGCTCAAATTGCTGAAACAAGTTCAGATTATGATAGAGAAAAATTACAAGAAAGATTAGCTAAATTAAGCGGCGGTGTAGCGGTGATTAAAGTTGGTGCGGCTACTGAAACTGAAATGAAAGAGAAAAAAGATAGAGTTGATGATGCATTAAGTGCTACAAAAGCTGCAGTTGAAGAAGGTATAGTAATAGGTGGTGGCGCTGCATTAATCAAAGCAAAATCAAAAATCAGCTTGAATTTGCAAGGCGATGAGGCTATTGGTGCAGCTATTGTAGAAAGAGCATTAAGAGCACCTTTAAGACAAATTGCTGAAAATGCTGGATTTGATGCTGGTGTAGTTGTAAATACAGTAGAAAATAGTAAAGAAGAAAATACTGGTTTTGACGCTGCAAAAGGTGAATATGTAAATATGCTTGAAAGCGGTATTATCGATCCTGTTAAAGTAGAAAGAGTAGCCTTACTTAATGCGGTATCGGTAGCTAGCATGCTTTTAACAACTGAAGCTACAATTAGCGAAATTAAAGAAGACAAACCTGCTATGCCTGATATGAGTGGCATGGGTGGTATGGGAGGCATGGGTGGTATGATGTAATAACCGCCTTTATATTCTTTAGCTTTCTTTATAGAGTTGCTTTTTGTAGCAACTCTTTTAAATTCTTTCATATTTTTTCATACTCGTTTTATTTTGTTATAATAGATGTAAAATTATAAGGATTTTACATGAAAAATTTACAAGAAGAGCAATTTTCTAACTCAAAATATATTAAACCTAAAAGATATACTTATATAGGTAAAGATAACAAAAAATACACTTGGGATTTTATAGAAGCATTAGATAGTGTTTCTGTTTTTTTATATCATACTCAAAAAGATTCTTTTGTTTTTGTAAAGCAATTTAGAATTCCTTTATGGGATTATCAAAAACGCAATAACTTAAATTTAAACGAGATGGGATTTAGCATAGAGCTTTGTTCAGGTCTTGTTGATAAAGATTTGAGTTTAGAGGAAATAGCTAAAGAAGAATGTATTGAAGAACTAGGTTATGCTCCTAAGGTTGTAGAAAAAATAGGGGAATTTTATACAGGTTTTGGTTCAGGTGTTAGTAGACAATTTTTATTTTTTGCTGAAATTAATGAAGATGA
Protein-coding regions in this window:
- a CDS encoding NUDIX domain-containing protein; its protein translation is MKNLQEEQFSNSKYIKPKRYTYIGKDNKKYTWDFIEALDSVSVFLYHTQKDSFVFVKQFRIPLWDYQKRNNLNLNEMGFSIELCSGLVDKDLSLEEIAKEECIEELGYAPKVVEKIGEFYTGFGSGVSRQFLFFAEINEDDKIGNGGGIEGEDIQAVWIKRKDFEKFSKENPIKTPLLEYAYLWFKGKN